A window from Gemmatimonadaceae bacterium encodes these proteins:
- a CDS encoding MOSC domain-containing protein has protein sequence MSGTLIAIWKKRSHRGPMDAVESATLVTDAGLEGSVDRSRRRQVTLVDAERWARAVALLPEPVDPIARRANLLVSGVVLAETRGRLLRIGSTLLQIGGETTPCERMEEAAAGLQEALRDDWGGGAFAQVIEGGDIAVGDSVDWVEPKTGAA, from the coding sequence ATGTCAGGCACACTGATCGCCATCTGGAAGAAGCGTTCGCACCGCGGGCCGATGGATGCCGTGGAGTCGGCCACACTGGTGACGGACGCAGGCCTCGAGGGCAGCGTTGACCGCAGCCGACGGCGCCAGGTCACGCTGGTCGACGCCGAGCGCTGGGCGCGTGCCGTCGCGCTGCTGCCGGAGCCGGTGGATCCCATCGCGCGGAGGGCGAACCTGCTGGTCTCCGGCGTCGTGCTCGCGGAGACGCGGGGCCGGCTCCTGCGTATCGGCTCGACGCTGCTGCAGATCGGCGGTGAGACCACGCCCTGCGAGCGCATGGAGGAGGCCGCGGCGGGACTGCAGGAGGCGCTGCGCGACGACTGGGGCGGCGGCGCCTTCGCGCAGGTCATCGAGGGTGGCGACATCGCCGTCGGTGACTCGGTGGACTGGGTCGAGCCGAAGACCGGCGCGGCCTGA
- a CDS encoding amino acid permease, whose translation MSQEIRSLGVVTATAVLISNMVGTGVFTSLGFQVVDITSGFALLALWAVGALLALTGAFCYAELGTTIPRSGGEYVYLSWAWSPRLGFIGGFVSMTAGFAAPIALAAIAFGRYATAVVPVDPRLLTLAVLLVVGAVHARHVSSARRFQLLTTGSTLVVILAFIVAGLAIGPREPLSFAPEAAAFRSIGSAPFAISLIYVVYAYTGWNAIGYVAGEVREPQRTIPRAVVIAVLIVALLYLLLHWVFLRAVPIAELRGTVEVGALAGTRVFGPLGGRLMSGVIALVLVATISGFLYAGARVTQAVGAGSTALRWMGAAGPDGVPRRALALQMALVALLIVTASFEQVLAYAGIVLNLMNLLAVAGLMRMRRREPGLERPFRTPLYPVVPLAFAALSVWMIGFTVWQRPVIILAALGTLAIGSGLYSLTLRPVTPPVA comes from the coding sequence GTGTCCCAAGAGATCCGCAGCCTCGGTGTCGTCACCGCCACCGCGGTGCTCATCTCGAACATGGTGGGCACGGGCGTGTTCACCAGCCTTGGCTTCCAGGTCGTGGACATCACCAGCGGCTTCGCCCTGCTCGCGCTCTGGGCCGTGGGCGCGCTGTTGGCGCTCACCGGTGCCTTCTGCTACGCGGAGCTCGGCACGACCATTCCGCGCTCGGGTGGTGAGTACGTCTACCTCAGCTGGGCCTGGTCCCCGCGACTGGGCTTCATCGGTGGGTTCGTCTCGATGACCGCCGGCTTCGCGGCGCCAATCGCCCTGGCCGCCATCGCGTTCGGACGATATGCCACGGCCGTCGTGCCGGTGGATCCCCGCCTGCTCACGCTTGCGGTGTTGCTGGTGGTCGGCGCGGTACACGCCCGGCACGTCTCCAGCGCACGGCGCTTCCAACTGCTCACGACCGGCAGCACGCTGGTCGTCATCCTCGCCTTCATTGTGGCCGGCCTGGCGATTGGCCCTCGTGAACCACTGTCATTCGCCCCGGAGGCCGCGGCCTTCCGGTCCATTGGTTCAGCGCCGTTCGCGATCTCGCTCATCTACGTGGTCTACGCTTACACGGGTTGGAACGCGATTGGCTACGTCGCTGGTGAGGTGCGCGAGCCGCAGCGCACGATCCCGCGGGCGGTCGTCATCGCCGTGCTCATCGTCGCGCTGCTCTACTTGTTGCTGCACTGGGTTTTCCTGCGCGCAGTGCCCATCGCCGAGCTGCGCGGCACGGTTGAGGTGGGCGCGCTCGCCGGCACGCGCGTCTTCGGCCCACTTGGCGGACGCCTGATGAGCGGCGTGATCGCGCTCGTGCTCGTCGCGACGATCTCCGGCTTCCTCTACGCCGGTGCACGGGTGACACAGGCTGTCGGTGCCGGGTCGACGGCGCTGCGCTGGATGGGCGCCGCAGGACCCGATGGCGTGCCACGGCGCGCGCTCGCGCTGCAGATGGCGCTGGTCGCGCTGCTCATCGTCACCGCGTCGTTCGAGCAGGTGCTCGCCTACGCCGGCATCGTGCTCAATCTGATGAATCTCCTGGCGGTGGCCGGCCTGATGCGGATGCGTCGGCGCGAGCCGGGGCTCGAACGACCGTTCCGCACGCCGCTTTACCCGGTGGTGCCGCTGGCCTTCGCCGCGCTCAGCGTCTGGATGATCGGCTTCACCGTGTGGCAACGACCTGTGATCATCCTTGCCGCGCTGGGCACCCTCGCGATTGGCTCGGGGCTCTACTCGCTCACGCTGCGCCCGGTGACTCCACCAGTCGCGTGA
- a CDS encoding 1,4-dihydroxy-6-naphthoate synthase, giving the protein MRELSFGYSPCPNDTFAFHALAHGLVEAPFRLRPVLLDIEELNRRAHEGEFELTKLSVGAFASVGSKYRLLRSGGALGHGVGPLVVARATMSLAEAVRGRLAIPGRETTAFRLLRLAAPGLGDPIEMRYDRILRAVADGAVDAGLIIHESRFTYQDHGLVRVADLGEWWERETQLPVPLAGICAREDLDVETRDAAESAIRASVRYAFDHPTASADYVRAHAQEMSTEVCAQHIALYVNEWSLDIGDAGLRAITRLVESPGAA; this is encoded by the coding sequence GTGCGTGAACTGAGCTTCGGCTACTCCCCCTGCCCCAACGACACGTTTGCCTTCCACGCGTTGGCGCACGGGTTGGTCGAGGCGCCGTTCAGACTGCGGCCGGTGTTGTTGGACATCGAGGAGCTGAATCGCCGCGCGCACGAGGGCGAGTTCGAGCTCACCAAGCTCAGCGTGGGCGCCTTTGCCAGCGTCGGGTCCAAGTACCGGCTGCTGCGTAGCGGCGGCGCGCTCGGGCACGGCGTTGGACCGTTGGTCGTGGCACGCGCCACGATGTCATTGGCCGAAGCCGTGCGTGGCCGCCTGGCGATTCCCGGACGTGAGACGACGGCGTTTCGCTTGCTCCGACTCGCGGCGCCAGGGCTCGGCGACCCCATCGAGATGCGCTACGACCGCATCCTGCGCGCCGTCGCGGACGGCGCGGTGGATGCCGGGCTGATCATCCACGAGAGCCGCTTCACCTACCAGGACCACGGCCTCGTGCGCGTCGCCGACCTCGGCGAGTGGTGGGAACGCGAAACGCAGCTGCCCGTGCCGCTTGCCGGCATCTGCGCGCGCGAGGACCTCGACGTCGAGACGCGCGATGCCGCCGAGTCCGCCATCCGCGCCTCGGTGCGTTACGCCTTCGACCATCCGACGGCCAGCGCGGACTACGTGCGCGCCCACGCGCAGGAGATGTCCACCGAGGTCTGTGCGCAGCACATCGCGCTGTACGTGAATGAGTGGAGCCTCGACATCGGCGACGCCGGCCTGCGCGCCATCACGCGACTGGTGGAGTCACCGGGCGCAGCGTGA
- a CDS encoding DinB family protein yields the protein MRFKVDEAIEMLARTPDRLQALCADLSSTWTDADEGPDTFSTWENLAHLLQGERADWIPRARIILAQGESRRFTPFDRRAHRTACAGRSIAQLLDEFRERRASNLRELRGWSLSGSQLALTGEHPELGTVTLQQLLATWVVHDLGHIGQIARVQAKRYRADVGPWRAYLPVLDRGPR from the coding sequence CTGCGGTTCAAGGTCGACGAGGCAATCGAGATGCTCGCGCGCACGCCGGACCGGCTGCAGGCGCTCTGCGCGGACCTGTCGAGCACTTGGACAGATGCCGACGAGGGCCCCGACACGTTTTCCACCTGGGAGAACCTCGCGCATCTCCTGCAGGGCGAGCGCGCCGACTGGATCCCTCGCGCGCGAATCATCCTGGCACAAGGTGAGTCGCGGCGCTTCACGCCCTTCGACCGGCGCGCGCACCGTACCGCCTGCGCCGGCCGGTCCATCGCGCAACTGCTCGATGAGTTTCGCGAACGTCGCGCGAGCAACCTGCGGGAGCTTCGGGGCTGGTCGCTCAGCGGCTCGCAGCTCGCGCTGACTGGTGAACACCCCGAACTCGGCACGGTCACGCTCCAGCAACTGCTTGCCACCTGGGTCGTGCACGACTTGGGCCACATCGGCCAGATCGCGCGGGTGCAGGCCAAGCGTTATCGGGCGGACGTGGGGCCTTGGCGCGCTTACTTGCCGGTGCTGGATCGCGGGCCGCGCTGA
- a CDS encoding 1-acyl-sn-glycerol-3-phosphate acyltransferase encodes MIPRWAIWTAAIAVLAVVALLVWRRWTARAARRALLRFRARVDRFKLTGKRYIVQSLLADPAIAAGVAAHAEEHALPRAQVWRRVETYLDEIVPVFNLFMYYQFGYAISKAALGLFYKTTVKIRNRAALTALPRESIVLYVMNHRSNADYVLAGYALAGQVAISYAVGEWARVFPLEYLFKSFGSYFIRRRYREPLYHTVLERYVQLITRNGVTQGIFPEGGLSRDGKLRPAKIGLLDYFLGTACEPGFAERMYIVPVGINYDRVLEDRSLMRELRASEGGERPSRLSQLREVLNFAISSFGRLGSGRWRRYGRAAVVVGEPHPVAPWLEGIRAEGTALFELPRAERLARVQAFTDTMMQRVGAIVPVTAVPLVCAALQTFESEIVPEAPLLARIEELRDVLVASGAEVAEAQRDGGETFERAYRMLRMRRVLHRDGDRFVVLPRGRELISYYANGIAHLCGAFTAQVRERDALPVDQVVDL; translated from the coding sequence GTGATCCCGCGCTGGGCGATCTGGACGGCAGCCATCGCCGTGCTTGCAGTTGTCGCGTTGCTCGTGTGGCGCCGCTGGACCGCCCGCGCCGCGCGTCGCGCGCTGCTGCGCTTCCGCGCCCGCGTGGATCGCTTCAAGCTCACCGGCAAGCGCTACATCGTGCAGTCGCTGTTGGCGGATCCAGCAATCGCCGCCGGCGTCGCCGCACACGCCGAGGAACACGCACTGCCCAGGGCCCAGGTCTGGCGTCGCGTCGAGACCTACCTCGACGAGATCGTCCCGGTCTTCAACCTCTTCATGTACTACCAGTTCGGCTACGCCATTTCCAAGGCGGCGCTGGGACTCTTCTATAAGACCACGGTCAAGATCCGGAATCGCGCGGCGCTCACGGCGCTCCCGCGCGAGAGCATTGTGCTCTACGTGATGAACCACCGATCCAACGCGGACTACGTGCTCGCCGGCTACGCCCTCGCCGGGCAGGTCGCCATCAGCTACGCCGTGGGCGAGTGGGCGCGCGTGTTCCCACTCGAGTACCTGTTCAAGAGCTTCGGTTCGTATTTCATCCGCCGCCGTTACCGCGAGCCGCTCTACCACACGGTGCTCGAGCGCTACGTCCAGCTCATCACGCGCAACGGGGTCACGCAGGGCATCTTCCCCGAGGGCGGCCTCTCGCGCGACGGGAAGTTGCGGCCGGCAAAGATTGGTCTTCTCGACTACTTCCTGGGGACTGCCTGCGAGCCCGGCTTCGCCGAGCGGATGTACATCGTGCCGGTGGGGATCAACTACGACCGCGTGCTCGAGGACCGCTCGCTGATGCGGGAGCTGCGGGCGAGCGAGGGCGGGGAACGGCCCTCGCGCCTCAGCCAGCTGCGCGAGGTGCTGAACTTTGCCATCTCGTCGTTCGGGCGACTGGGCAGTGGCCGCTGGCGGCGCTATGGCCGAGCTGCTGTGGTGGTCGGTGAGCCGCATCCCGTGGCCCCGTGGCTCGAAGGGATCCGCGCCGAAGGCACGGCCTTATTCGAATTGCCGCGCGCCGAGCGCCTGGCCCGCGTGCAGGCCTTCACCGACACGATGATGCAACGCGTCGGCGCCATCGTGCCCGTGACCGCCGTGCCGTTGGTCTGCGCCGCCCTGCAGACCTTCGAGAGCGAGATCGTTCCCGAGGCACCGCTGCTCGCGCGCATCGAGGAGCTGCGTGACGTCTTGGTCGCGTCGGGCGCCGAGGTGGCGGAGGCGCAGCGCGATGGTGGCGAGACCTTCGAGCGCGCCTACCGGATGCTCAGGATGCGCCGCGTGCTGCACCGCGACGGGGACCGGTTTGTCGTCCTGCCGCGCGGCCGTGAGCTGATCTCGTACTACGCCAACGGCATCGCCCATCTCTGCGGCGCCTTCACGGCCCAGGTGCGAGAGCGCGATGCCCTGCCGGTCGACCAGGTCGTGGACCTGTAG
- the rpsL gene encoding 30S ribosomal protein S12 — translation MPTINQLVRQSRKEVVKKDKAPALKENPFKRGVCTRVYTTTPKKPNSALRKVARVRLVNGFEVTAYIPGEGHNLQEHSIVLIRGGRVKDLPGVRYHIVRGKLDASGVNGRNKSRSKYGTKKPKAGAPAGGKK, via the coding sequence ATGCCGACGATCAATCAGTTGGTCCGGCAGAGCCGCAAGGAAGTCGTCAAGAAGGACAAGGCGCCGGCTCTGAAGGAGAATCCGTTCAAGCGTGGCGTGTGCACCCGCGTGTACACCACCACCCCCAAGAAGCCAAACTCCGCGCTGCGTAAGGTCGCGCGCGTGCGTCTCGTCAACGGCTTCGAAGTCACTGCCTACATCCCCGGCGAGGGCCACAACCTGCAGGAGCACTCGATCGTGCTCATCCGCGGTGGCCGTGTGAAGGACCTCCCCGGCGTGCGCTACCACATCGTGCGCGGCAAGCTCGACGCCTCCGGCGTCAACGGGCGCAACAAGAGCCGCTCCAAGTACGGGACCAAGAAGCCGAAGGCGGGTGCCCCGGCTGGAGGGAAGAAGTAA
- the rpsG gene encoding 30S ribosomal protein S7, with the protein MSRRKSAVKRTILPDARYDSQTVSKFINVLMYQGKKSTAERIFYGAMDVVEAKAQQPGVQVFKQALTNLKPVVEVKSRRVGGATYQVPVEVRPERRTALAMRWLISYSRERNEKSMAEKLAAEVLAAAKGEGNAIKKKEDTHRMAEANKAFAHYRW; encoded by the coding sequence ATGAGCCGCCGCAAGAGTGCCGTGAAGCGCACCATCCTGCCGGATGCGCGCTACGACAGCCAGACCGTCTCCAAGTTCATCAACGTCCTGATGTACCAGGGCAAGAAGTCCACCGCCGAGCGCATCTTCTACGGCGCGATGGACGTCGTCGAGGCCAAGGCGCAGCAGCCGGGCGTGCAGGTCTTCAAGCAGGCGCTGACCAACCTCAAGCCGGTCGTCGAGGTGAAGTCCCGCCGCGTCGGCGGCGCCACGTATCAGGTGCCGGTCGAGGTGCGTCCCGAGCGCCGCACCGCCCTGGCCATGCGCTGGCTGATCAGCTACTCGCGCGAGCGCAACGAGAAGTCGATGGCCGAGAAGCTGGCCGCCGAGGTGCTCGCCGCCGCCAAGGGCGAGGGCAACGCCATCAAGAAGAAGGAAGACACGCACCGCATGGCCGAGGCCAACAAGGCCTTCGCGCACTACCGCTGGTAA
- a CDS encoding DUF3943 domain-containing protein produces MRLKLGLLGAALLAAEPTSAQESPPRLSALRLEPPTLAQGWAKPTATGLRAVGSAQGQDSLPCWDCDRARQAWPAFGEWTLGMWTAWAFNRFLREGDVGDISLNQWLTSWRGRWDWDPNGFVVNQIGHPLQGATYFNGYRTNGYSFWTASAMTLVGSFVWECCGEKNLPAVNDLLTTWIGGTGVGEITRRLSDAVLDNEARGAERFWREAGAFAVNPVRGFDRIVRGHAHRVGANPPDARPHNYRASVVTGALALGTNRTGETQWLTGAKLAGRVVYGDPSQLTEAPFSTFEVDFELTSIPGAPLYFMRSEGNLWGKVLRRQATGTDWLLSSHLRYDYVRSRAFEIGAQSVTFGVERDYMLFKKVRVTAGTRLRAIPIAAVEDDFQPPSDEGRNYDYTYGGGLELQTSFTFPNDFRVRTRSSQTALRVIDGVATSHVLERQEFLLDAPLGHRTRFEAGLRYQTRRSYFADQPRTRAYAPEFWLGLAINPPRWRR; encoded by the coding sequence TTGCGACTGAAGCTCGGCCTGCTCGGCGCGGCGCTCTTGGCTGCGGAGCCGACGTCGGCGCAGGAATCGCCGCCTCGGCTCTCGGCACTTCGGTTGGAACCGCCGACGCTGGCGCAGGGCTGGGCGAAGCCGACGGCGACCGGACTGCGGGCAGTCGGGAGCGCGCAGGGGCAGGATTCCTTGCCCTGCTGGGACTGCGACCGCGCGCGTCAAGCCTGGCCCGCATTCGGTGAGTGGACGCTGGGCATGTGGACGGCCTGGGCCTTTAATCGATTCCTGCGCGAGGGCGACGTCGGCGACATCTCGCTCAACCAGTGGCTCACGAGTTGGCGCGGACGCTGGGACTGGGATCCAAACGGCTTCGTCGTCAACCAGATCGGCCACCCGCTGCAGGGCGCGACCTACTTCAACGGGTATCGCACGAACGGCTACTCCTTCTGGACCGCTTCGGCGATGACCTTGGTTGGTTCTTTCGTCTGGGAGTGCTGCGGCGAGAAGAACCTTCCGGCAGTCAACGACTTGTTGACCACCTGGATCGGCGGGACGGGCGTGGGCGAGATCACACGACGGCTCTCGGACGCCGTGCTCGACAACGAGGCCCGCGGCGCCGAGCGCTTCTGGCGCGAGGCGGGCGCGTTCGCCGTGAACCCCGTGCGCGGCTTCGATCGGATCGTGCGCGGTCACGCGCACCGCGTCGGCGCCAACCCGCCGGACGCTCGCCCGCACAACTATCGGGCGAGCGTGGTCACGGGAGCGCTCGCCTTGGGCACGAACCGCACCGGCGAGACGCAGTGGCTGACCGGCGCGAAGTTGGCGGGCCGCGTCGTCTACGGCGATCCCAGCCAGCTGACCGAGGCGCCGTTCTCGACCTTTGAGGTGGACTTCGAGCTCACGTCGATTCCGGGAGCGCCGCTCTACTTCATGCGTTCGGAAGGCAACCTCTGGGGCAAGGTGCTTCGCCGCCAAGCCACCGGCACCGATTGGCTGCTGTCTTCGCACCTGCGATACGACTACGTGCGCAGCCGCGCCTTCGAGATCGGCGCGCAATCGGTGACCTTCGGCGTCGAGCGCGACTACATGTTGTTCAAGAAGGTGCGCGTGACTGCGGGCACCCGTCTGCGCGCCATCCCGATCGCGGCCGTAGAGGACGACTTCCAGCCGCCGAGCGACGAGGGGCGGAACTACGACTACACGTATGGTGGCGGGCTCGAGTTGCAGACCTCCTTCACCTTCCCCAACGACTTCCGAGTGCGCACCCGCAGTAGCCAGACGGCCCTTCGGGTAATCGACGGCGTCGCCACCTCGCACGTGCTTGAGCGGCAGGAGTTCCTGCTCGATGCCCCACTGGGACATCGCACCAGATTCGAGGCCGGTCTCCGGTACCAGACGCGCCGCAGCTACTTCGCCGATCAACCACGCACGCGGGCCTACGCGCCGGAGTTTTGGTTGGGGCTGGCCATCAACCCGCCGCGCTGGCGGCGGTAG
- a CDS encoding DinB family protein gives MITVARPALAAAALAVCALASAPRSTAAQQGFMAAMHADINQAQRKIVGLANAIPESAYAWRPGAGVRSIGEVLQHIAADNYILPVLMGTPAPASTNITADYNTAVAYESRKGLTKAQIVADLEASFMHLHRAIGVNSDANLTEQINWFGSQSARLNAMVGTVTHLHEHLGQLIAYARSNNVKPPWSN, from the coding sequence ATGATTACCGTCGCCCGTCCCGCGCTTGCTGCCGCGGCGCTTGCCGTGTGCGCCCTGGCGAGCGCTCCCCGGAGCACCGCCGCCCAGCAGGGCTTCATGGCCGCGATGCATGCCGACATCAATCAGGCCCAACGGAAGATCGTCGGGTTGGCCAACGCCATCCCGGAGTCGGCCTACGCGTGGCGACCTGGGGCCGGCGTGCGTTCCATCGGGGAGGTCCTGCAGCACATCGCCGCGGACAACTACATCCTCCCAGTCCTGATGGGCACACCGGCGCCCGCCTCGACAAACATCACGGCCGACTACAACACCGCGGTGGCCTACGAGTCGCGGAAGGGCCTGACCAAGGCGCAGATCGTGGCCGACCTCGAGGCGTCATTCATGCATCTGCACCGCGCCATTGGCGTCAACTCCGACGCCAACCTGACCGAGCAGATCAACTGGTTCGGGAGCCAGTCGGCGCGGTTGAACGCGATGGTCGGCACGGTGACGCACCTGCACGAGCACCTCGGGCAACTGATTGCGTATGCGCGCTCCAACAACGTGAAGCCACCCTGGAGCAACTGA
- a CDS encoding serine hydrolase encodes MTTPTHCYAARVLVAAAFAISTVDAQSLGTPAPAPPREAVALMGDALLRVLGDSSRADGDAFIEAQHSPRQSPEEVAAQRRLLGVLLRDGAPFVVQGQQQTASGRILELWSTRAGRGLTLAYAVDRQDPSRLWSLRALRAVDPAAEVRDIAVAGALPGNEASLEAVSAAVHDEVQRLGAVGGFSGQVVVASHGRILANEAVGFVDTLGTRLLPSSLLGQASTPKMLVAISIAQLVEKGRLRWDDTLAALLPTLPWDPSARAVSVRQLLTHTAGFGELWDVPGFDATREYARMTEIARLIAPRPIQPVRGFSYSNEGFEILAAIVEAVSGEPYPQYLRDHLLRPAGVARDPGRADSSAMARRAHGLPGSPADPLNLRPRTRQGTLGPYGGTGAGGGYATAEEWALILGALHDGRLVGRELLDSLTQPRVEVQGGAQPSHYGFGMMVDDIGGTRYVGHGGGGPYAGVCNEVRTAVDGSWTVIVLSNLDAPSCQRLLAALLRARPRA; translated from the coding sequence ATGACGACCCCCACCCATTGCTACGCCGCCCGCGTCCTTGTCGCAGCGGCCTTTGCCATATCCACGGTCGATGCCCAGTCCCTCGGCACGCCAGCGCCCGCGCCGCCTCGCGAGGCGGTCGCCCTGATGGGGGACGCACTGCTCCGGGTGCTCGGCGACTCCTCGCGGGCGGATGGCGACGCATTCATTGAGGCGCAGCACTCGCCGCGCCAGTCACCCGAGGAGGTCGCCGCGCAGCGTCGGTTGCTGGGCGTCCTCCTCCGGGATGGTGCACCCTTCGTGGTGCAAGGGCAGCAACAGACGGCCTCCGGTCGCATCCTCGAACTGTGGTCCACACGCGCCGGCCGCGGGTTGACGCTGGCCTATGCAGTGGACCGACAGGATCCCAGCCGGCTGTGGTCGCTGCGGGCCTTGCGTGCCGTGGATCCTGCCGCCGAGGTCCGCGACATTGCCGTGGCCGGCGCGCTGCCCGGGAACGAGGCCAGTCTCGAGGCGGTTTCGGCGGCAGTCCACGACGAGGTGCAGCGACTGGGTGCCGTCGGGGGATTCAGCGGTCAGGTCGTCGTGGCCAGCCACGGAAGGATTCTCGCCAACGAGGCAGTGGGCTTCGTCGATACCCTCGGCACACGCCTGCTGCCGTCCTCGCTACTCGGACAGGCGTCCACGCCAAAGATGCTGGTGGCGATCAGCATCGCGCAGTTGGTCGAGAAGGGGCGCCTGCGCTGGGACGACACCTTGGCCGCCCTGCTGCCCACATTGCCTTGGGATCCGAGTGCGCGCGCTGTGAGTGTGCGCCAGTTGCTGACGCACACGGCAGGCTTCGGGGAACTGTGGGACGTTCCAGGGTTCGACGCCACGCGCGAGTACGCGCGCATGACGGAGATTGCCCGCCTCATTGCGCCGCGGCCCATTCAGCCAGTGCGCGGATTTTCGTATTCCAACGAGGGCTTCGAGATTCTGGCGGCGATTGTGGAGGCCGTGAGCGGTGAGCCGTATCCACAATATTTGAGGGATCACCTGCTGCGGCCCGCCGGCGTTGCTCGCGATCCGGGGCGGGCCGACAGCAGCGCAATGGCACGGCGAGCCCACGGCCTGCCGGGCTCCCCGGCCGACCCCCTCAACCTCCGACCGCGTACGCGGCAGGGCACGCTAGGTCCGTACGGGGGGACGGGTGCGGGCGGCGGCTACGCCACGGCCGAGGAGTGGGCCCTGATCCTGGGCGCCCTCCACGACGGGCGCCTCGTGGGCCGCGAACTCTTGGATAGCCTCACCCAGCCGCGGGTGGAGGTACAGGGCGGCGCGCAGCCCTCCCACTACGGCTTCGGGATGATGGTCGACGACATCGGCGGCACGCGATACGTCGGCCACGGAGGCGGCGGCCCGTACGCGGGTGTCTGCAACGAGGTACGGACGGCGGTCGACGGCTCGTGGACGGTCATCGTGCTGTCCAACCTGGACGCCCCTTCCTGCCAGCGGCTCCTAGCCGCACTCCTGCGTGCCCGCCCCCGAGCGTAG